In Candidatus Mycalebacterium zealandia, one DNA window encodes the following:
- a CDS encoding 2-C-methyl-D-erythritol 2,4-cyclodiphosphate synthase, translated as MTIRTGIGFDAHRFAEDRELFLGCVKIPFDRGLEGHSDADVLAHAICDSMLGAAGLGDIGKHFPDTDPTYKGASGASLLEQTREKIVRAGFEVSNVDAVVICEKPLITPYAEEMSGKIAEAIGIAPGAVNIKATTTEKMGWTGAGEGIAAKAICLITEKP; from the coding sequence ATGACAATACGCACCGGAATCGGATTTGACGCGCACAGGTTTGCGGAGGACCGCGAGCTTTTTCTCGGCTGTGTGAAAATTCCGTTTGACAGGGGGCTTGAAGGCCATTCGGACGCCGATGTTCTCGCCCACGCGATATGCGACTCCATGCTCGGCGCGGCTGGGCTGGGAGACATCGGAAAACATTTTCCCGACACAGACCCCACATACAAAGGCGCGAGCGGCGCGTCTTTGCTTGAACAAACGCGCGAAAAAATCGTGCGCGCGGGTTTTGAGGTCTCAAATGTGGACGCGGTTGTGATATGCGAAAAACCGCTTATTACCCCGTACGCAGAAGAGATGAGCGGGAAAATCGCGGAGGCAATCGGCATCGCGCCCGGCGCGGTAAACATAAAAGCCACAACCACCGAAAAAATGGGGTGGACCGGAGCCGGTGAGGGAATAGCCGCAAAGGCAATCTGCCTGATAACAGAAAAGCCGTGA
- a CDS encoding DUF4131 domain-containing protein gives MCLLLAALALAGGKKRFAVLFALLFFPLGMALPRLYESGPDPALSALEGKRITVAGSLYENAQKRQNGSVKIPLKIESATHGDQTAPVNAKVIVYSNGHENLAYGDEISVRIRARRITGFKNPGATDYARRLAQSGVFFTAYAEADKIKPLGSRERSGALLRLVNGLRRDYAVFIRQNLPNSQAEIVNALSIGEKSALDETLKRKFTTLGIGHLFAISGLHVGIAAVFFFMTVKWLLKRSEYIMTRFVVPQIAAGLTIPAVFLYALLAGFGNSSVRAAIMAAVYLVAMISGRRDDRMNALAAAAVIILLFTPNALFEPSFILSFSAVAGILLALNRFGVKNPESGENRTLARKTSLALIAVVFTTAAATMTTLPFVVNMFGVAPVLTFPANIVAMPIALAMVPLCVVAVAVFAALGFVPEFLLSSLSLLSVTLTAVAEALFSLSPAISVPQMSRLTFALFYMALAAAFFVKRGRKTAQVAAAVLVVCLTASATYDFRPAGNGETEAAFFDAGRKNIALFTFTDGSTVLVKGGFSRKARSAFIGSAVVSRALLAKRITKTDHLILLANDQSQLNGAAALIENNSVENLWINGAKLNNKLWKTVENYGVTWKKIHKSPPVHDISKNGATQLKFLRLEDFTVADSRFPRPVILKIVCGKTSFLLMESIHNIHSDVEKFDIVDIVENRELRSDLVFLPEITKRNKNALLRLVRSARPSVVVCRMCKKMFGENPTFEIRETEIEGMVSVFTDGEQITRTEVFSPRRHSVPQTRAPYLREATQSP, from the coding sequence TTGTGCCTCCTGCTGGCCGCTTTGGCTCTTGCGGGCGGGAAAAAACGCTTTGCGGTTTTATTCGCCCTTCTTTTTTTTCCGCTTGGAATGGCGTTGCCGCGTCTTTATGAGTCCGGACCGGACCCCGCGCTTTCCGCACTTGAAGGAAAGCGGATAACCGTTGCGGGCTCGCTCTACGAAAACGCTCAGAAACGGCAAAATGGCTCGGTAAAAATCCCGCTCAAAATTGAGAGCGCGACTCACGGCGACCAAACCGCGCCTGTGAACGCGAAGGTCATCGTCTATTCAAACGGTCATGAAAATCTTGCCTACGGCGATGAGATTTCGGTGCGGATTCGCGCGCGTCGGATAACCGGCTTCAAGAATCCCGGCGCTACGGATTACGCCCGCCGGCTCGCGCAGAGCGGTGTGTTTTTCACTGCGTACGCCGAAGCGGACAAAATCAAGCCGCTCGGCTCACGGGAGCGATCCGGCGCCCTTTTGCGTCTTGTGAACGGCTTGCGGCGCGACTACGCCGTTTTCATACGACAAAACCTTCCGAACTCGCAGGCTGAAATTGTGAACGCGCTCTCCATAGGCGAAAAAAGCGCCCTTGACGAAACGCTTAAACGCAAATTCACAACGCTTGGAATAGGACATTTGTTCGCAATTTCGGGATTGCACGTCGGCATCGCGGCGGTATTTTTCTTTATGACGGTCAAGTGGCTACTTAAACGCTCTGAATACATTATGACGCGGTTTGTCGTGCCGCAAATCGCGGCGGGGCTGACGATACCGGCGGTTTTTCTCTATGCCCTGCTCGCGGGTTTTGGAAACTCGTCCGTTCGCGCGGCGATTATGGCGGCGGTCTATCTGGTCGCGATGATTTCGGGCAGACGGGACGACAGAATGAACGCGCTCGCGGCCGCCGCGGTGATTATTCTGCTGTTCACCCCAAACGCGCTGTTTGAGCCGTCGTTTATTCTGTCTTTTTCAGCGGTGGCGGGAATACTGCTCGCCCTGAATCGGTTTGGAGTGAAAAACCCCGAATCCGGAGAGAACAGGACTCTGGCGCGAAAAACCTCGCTCGCGCTCATTGCGGTTGTGTTCACAACGGCGGCGGCGACCATGACGACTCTGCCGTTTGTCGTGAACATGTTCGGGGTCGCGCCGGTTCTTACTTTCCCCGCAAACATAGTCGCGATGCCGATTGCGCTTGCGATGGTGCCTCTGTGCGTTGTTGCGGTAGCGGTCTTTGCCGCCCTCGGTTTTGTGCCGGAGTTTCTGCTCTCGTCTCTGTCGCTTCTCTCGGTCACGCTAACCGCAGTTGCCGAAGCACTTTTCTCCCTAAGCCCCGCGATTTCCGTGCCGCAGATGTCGAGACTGACTTTCGCGCTTTTCTACATGGCGCTTGCAGCCGCGTTTTTTGTGAAAAGGGGGCGCAAAACCGCACAGGTTGCCGCAGCCGTTCTTGTTGTGTGCCTAACCGCAAGCGCGACTTACGACTTCCGCCCTGCGGGAAACGGAGAAACTGAAGCGGCGTTTTTTGACGCAGGGCGCAAGAACATCGCGCTGTTCACATTCACAGACGGCTCAACCGTGCTCGTTAAGGGTGGCTTTTCACGCAAAGCGCGCTCGGCCTTCATCGGTTCGGCCGTTGTCTCTCGCGCCCTGCTTGCCAAGCGGATAACAAAAACGGATCACCTCATTCTGCTGGCAAACGACCAGAGCCAACTCAACGGCGCGGCGGCGTTGATAGAGAACAATAGTGTGGAAAACCTGTGGATAAACGGTGCAAAGTTGAACAATAAATTGTGGAAAACTGTGGAAAACTACGGCGTAACGTGGAAAAAAATCCACAAATCCCCTCCTGTTCATGACATCTCCAAAAACGGCGCGACACAACTGAAATTCCTTCGTTTAGAAGACTTTACGGTCGCCGACTCGCGTTTTCCGCGCCCTGTTATCCTCAAAATCGTATGTGGAAAAACCTCGTTTCTATTGATGGAATCTATCCACAATATCCACAGTGATGTGGAAAAGTTTGATATTGTGGATATTGTGGAAAACCGCGAATTGCGTAGTGATTTGGTGTTTCTGCCCGAAATCACAAAGAGAAACAAAAATGCGCTTTTGCGACTTGTAAGGTCGGCGCGTCCGAGTGTTGTGGTGTGCCGCATGTGCAAAAAGATGTTTGGAGAGAATCCCACTTTTGAAATCCGTGAAACGGAGATTGAGGGAATGGTGTCCGTTTTCACGGACGGGGAGCAAATCACCCGAACGGAGGTTTTCTCTCCGCGCCGCCATTCCGTACCTCAAACGCGAGCGCCCTATCTCCGAGAAGCGACTCAATCTCCCTGA
- a CDS encoding NTP transferase domain-containing protein produces MANFRASAVILAAGEGKRAGERKQFALLGGKPVLARSLRTFASCETVSEIIIVAPAGKMEEAREISQKWTGGKAAVITGGKTRFESARAGFYAASEKSKAVVFHDAARPFVEKQLIERCVSAAIKFGASTAAISLDDSIKLTGKDKQNPDILRVSGNLERKDVWRIQTPQAFRRDLLSGAYENFSGNPGKITDETALFEGSKTPAVIVASSRLNMKITTRADFALAETVVKNMETEK; encoded by the coding sequence ATGGCAAATTTTCGTGCTTCGGCGGTCATTCTCGCGGCAGGAGAGGGAAAACGAGCCGGAGAACGCAAACAGTTCGCCCTGTTGGGGGGCAAGCCCGTTCTTGCGCGAAGTTTGCGAACTTTCGCGTCCTGCGAAACTGTAAGCGAAATTATAATCGTCGCGCCGGCGGGCAAAATGGAAGAGGCACGGGAAATATCTCAAAAATGGACGGGCGGAAAAGCGGCTGTAATCACCGGAGGTAAAACCCGTTTTGAGTCGGCGCGGGCGGGATTTTATGCCGCGAGCGAAAAGAGCAAAGCGGTTGTGTTTCATGACGCGGCAAGGCCGTTTGTTGAAAAGCAACTGATAGAGCGGTGCGTTAGCGCCGCGATTAAATTCGGAGCGTCAACCGCGGCGATTTCACTTGACGACTCAATCAAGTTGACGGGGAAAGACAAGCAAAATCCGGATATTCTCCGCGTTTCGGGAAATCTGGAGCGCAAAGATGTTTGGCGCATTCAAACACCTCAGGCGTTCAGGCGCGATTTGCTCTCTGGCGCGTATGAAAACTTTTCAGGCAACCCCGGAAAAATTACTGATGAAACCGCGCTTTTCGAAGGAAGCAAAACGCCCGCCGTCATTGTGGCTTCAAGCAGACTCAATATGAAAATCACCACGCGCGCGGACTTTGCCCTCGCCGAGACCGTAGTGAAAAATATGGAGACGGAAAAATGA
- a CDS encoding MBL fold metallo-hydrolase, whose translation MKVQTLASGSSGNCTFIDSGSAKILVDAGISARQISERLKSVGAQVSELSGVIVSHEHQDHTKAITALPVPVYVSSRTRHLWSGVEDLREFRTDEAFSVGDILITPFPVPHDAVDPVGFAIEAGGKKVGIVTDLGSETELVLEQLSDCDMLIIESNHDEGRLLTGRYPLELKQRVAGRLGHLSNRQCSRLLESVVHGNLRFVVLAHLSERNNLPRLALDAARRAVKGFSASLHIAPKNCGEVFVL comes from the coding sequence TTGAAGGTTCAAACCCTTGCCAGCGGCAGTTCAGGAAACTGCACTTTTATAGACAGTGGTAGCGCGAAAATTCTTGTTGACGCAGGTATCAGCGCGAGGCAAATCTCGGAGCGTCTCAAATCGGTCGGGGCGCAAGTCAGTGAGTTAAGCGGCGTCATCGTCAGCCACGAGCATCAGGATCACACAAAAGCGATAACCGCTTTGCCGGTTCCGGTTTATGTTTCATCCCGCACACGACATTTGTGGAGCGGCGTGGAAGATTTGCGGGAGTTTCGCACGGACGAAGCTTTTAGTGTGGGCGACATTCTCATAACGCCTTTCCCAGTTCCGCACGATGCGGTTGACCCGGTCGGGTTTGCTATTGAGGCGGGTGGCAAAAAGGTGGGAATTGTTACCGATCTAGGGTCTGAAACCGAACTAGTTCTTGAACAGCTCAGCGATTGCGACATGCTCATCATAGAGTCCAACCACGACGAGGGACGGCTTCTCACGGGGCGTTATCCTCTTGAGTTGAAACAGAGAGTCGCCGGGCGGCTGGGGCATTTATCAAACCGCCAGTGTTCGCGGTTGCTTGAGAGTGTCGTGCACGGTAATCTGCGTTTTGTTGTTCTCGCGCACCTGAGCGAGAGAAACAACCTGCCGCGTCTGGCGTTGGACGCCGCGCGCAGGGCGGTAAAAGGTTTTTCCGCGTCTCTTCACATCGCACCAAAAAATTGCGGGGAGGTTTTTGTGCTTTGA
- a CDS encoding adenylosuccinate lyase, whose translation MISRYSRKEMVEIWSDNSRYARWLEVELAVCGAWSRKGKIPRAALADIRKKAAFDEKRISKLEKDLKHDVLAFLTCVSEKVGKNARYIHMGITSSDVLDTAFALQLKAASTIILKDMGDVMKVLKKLALHHKKTPMIGRSHGVHAEPKTLGLVFALWYDEMGRNLERMKRAAAGVSVGMMSGPVGTYSSVPPEVEKIACRELGLKPAAISTQIIHRDIHAEYFLCLSLIAAAIERIATEIRHFQRTEVLEMEEPFASGQKGSSAMPHKKNPILSENLCGLARVVRSHSAAALENIALWHERDISHSSVERVIAPDGTILIDFMLARLKTLLEGLVVHKDRLAQNMDLTKGLVFSHKVLLKIIDTGVSREKAYKIVQRNAMKCWEKKTDFRAILKEDAELKRVLSSREVDACFDISEDFQHIDAIFKRVFG comes from the coding sequence TTGATTTCACGATACAGCCGGAAGGAAATGGTGGAAATTTGGAGCGACAATTCGCGATACGCGCGGTGGCTTGAAGTTGAGTTGGCTGTCTGCGGGGCATGGAGCCGGAAGGGGAAAATACCGCGCGCCGCGCTTGCGGACATCAGAAAAAAAGCCGCTTTTGACGAAAAAAGAATCTCCAAACTTGAAAAGGATTTGAAGCACGATGTTCTGGCGTTTCTTACTTGCGTTTCTGAAAAAGTCGGCAAAAACGCCCGCTACATTCATATGGGCATAACCTCGTCCGATGTGCTGGACACCGCATTCGCGCTCCAATTGAAAGCCGCGTCCACAATCATCCTCAAAGACATGGGTGATGTGATGAAGGTTCTCAAAAAACTCGCTCTGCATCACAAAAAAACACCTATGATTGGGCGCTCTCACGGCGTTCACGCCGAACCGAAAACTCTGGGGCTGGTTTTCGCTCTGTGGTATGACGAAATGGGGCGCAACCTTGAAAGAATGAAACGCGCCGCCGCGGGCGTGAGCGTGGGAATGATGTCGGGCCCCGTCGGAACTTATTCAAGCGTTCCGCCCGAAGTTGAAAAAATAGCCTGCCGCGAGCTGGGCTTGAAGCCCGCCGCCATCTCCACGCAGATAATCCACCGCGACATACACGCGGAGTATTTTCTGTGCCTTTCGCTTATTGCCGCCGCGATTGAAAGAATCGCAACCGAGATACGCCATTTTCAGCGAACCGAAGTGCTTGAAATGGAAGAACCGTTCGCAAGCGGTCAGAAGGGGTCTTCGGCGATGCCGCACAAGAAAAACCCCATTCTGTCTGAAAATCTTTGCGGGCTTGCGAGGGTTGTGAGGTCTCACTCCGCCGCCGCGCTTGAAAACATCGCGCTGTGGCACGAAAGAGACATAAGCCATTCTTCGGTTGAAAGGGTTATCGCTCCGGACGGGACGATTTTGATTGACTTTATGCTCGCGCGGCTCAAAACCCTGCTGGAAGGGCTTGTTGTTCACAAAGACCGCCTCGCGCAGAATATGGATTTAACGAAAGGGCTTGTGTTTTCGCACAAGGTTTTGCTGAAGATTATAGACACGGGCGTTTCGCGCGAGAAGGCGTATAAAATAGTTCAGAGAAACGCGATGAAGTGCTGGGAGAAAAAGACGGACTTCCGCGCAATTCTGAAAGAGGATGCAGAGTTGAAACGCGTTCTTTCTTCGCGGGAGGTTGACGCCTGTTTTGATATTTCGGAGGACTTTCAACATATTGACGCTATTTTCAAAAGGGTTTTCGGCTGA
- a CDS encoding thioredoxin domain-containing protein gives MKIFLFSVFLCLTVLSCGGQSDEDLREKADAAAQFFAGTFSLFIPDGYTVRAENVRDKGDGFTGGVFVVKSPDGYEANIPAVPFLLTPDGRRIVLEAHGPFDEDDLNDSQVPGFKVAPQSFTGAPLLLVSSDGRVIAGNRILDTAVDYAAENMKKISLDETAVLGDPGAPVVIVEFSDFQCSYCRNSSGVLKKILDEYNGYVKVVYKQFPLDFHNWAYEAAEASYCFMRLGGNEAFGFFHDEVFAAQGEITKDNHKGLFAALAVKAGLNAGKFAQCVEQSETADLVERDVAEAFSLQVDGTPAFFVDGLRVPNDPGLLRKAIEMRLSRIK, from the coding sequence GTGAAGATTTTTTTATTCTCGGTTTTTCTCTGTCTGACCGTGCTTTCATGCGGCGGGCAGAGCGATGAGGACTTGCGCGAAAAGGCGGATGCCGCCGCGCAATTTTTTGCCGGAACATTTTCGCTTTTCATTCCGGATGGGTACACCGTCAGGGCGGAAAATGTCAGAGACAAAGGAGACGGATTTACGGGCGGAGTGTTTGTTGTAAAGTCGCCAGACGGCTACGAGGCGAATATTCCCGCCGTGCCTTTTCTTCTCACGCCGGACGGACGGCGTATTGTCCTTGAAGCGCACGGACCTTTTGATGAGGACGATTTGAATGACTCTCAAGTTCCCGGCTTCAAAGTCGCGCCGCAGTCTTTCACGGGCGCGCCACTGTTGCTTGTGTCATCTGACGGGCGTGTGATTGCGGGGAACAGGATTCTTGACACGGCTGTTGATTATGCGGCTGAAAATATGAAAAAAATCTCCCTTGATGAAACCGCCGTTCTCGGCGACCCGGGCGCGCCGGTTGTGATTGTGGAGTTTTCGGATTTTCAATGTTCTTATTGCCGTAACTCGTCCGGAGTTTTGAAAAAAATTCTGGACGAATACAACGGCTATGTGAAGGTTGTTTACAAGCAATTTCCGCTTGATTTTCACAACTGGGCTTACGAGGCGGCTGAGGCGTCATACTGTTTTATGCGGTTAGGCGGCAATGAGGCGTTCGGGTTTTTTCACGATGAGGTTTTCGCCGCGCAGGGGGAGATAACAAAAGACAATCACAAAGGGTTATTTGCCGCCCTCGCCGTGAAGGCGGGACTTAACGCCGGCAAGTTCGCGCAGTGCGTAGAGCAGTCCGAAACGGCAGATTTGGTTGAGAGGGACGTAGCCGAAGCGTTTTCTTTGCAGGTGGACGGAACACCCGCGTTTTTTGTGGACGGTTTGAGGGTTCCCAACGACCCCGGGCTTTTGAGAAAAGCGATTGAAATGCGCCTTTCACGCATAAAATA